A single genomic interval of Labrus mixtus chromosome 6, fLabMix1.1, whole genome shotgun sequence harbors:
- the fbxo11a gene encoding F-box only protein 11a isoform X2, which yields MNSVRASNVSRRPRRVSRPRPVQPERNHQERDEDVAADMVAEESGPGAQNSPYQLRRKSLPKRTVCPTKTNMEGASTSTTENFGHRPKRPRVSGKCQDLPAPAEQYLQEKLPDEVVLKIFSYLLEQDLCRAACVCKRFSELANDPILWKRLYMEVFEYTRPMMHPEAGKFYQINPEEYEQPNPWKESFQQLYKGAHVKPGFAEHFYSNPARYKGRDNMFYYDTIEDALGGGQEPHFDGLIFVHSGIYTDEWIYIESPITMIGAAPGKVAEKVIIENTRDSTFVFMEGSEDAYVGYMTIRFNPDDKSAQHHNAHHCLEITVNCSPIIDHCIIRSTCTVGSAVCVSGQGACPTIKHCNISDCENVGLYITDHAQGIYEDNEISNNALAGIWVKNHGNPIIRRNHIHHGRDVGVFTFDHGMGYFESCNIHRNRIAGFEVKAYANPTVVRCEIHHGQTGGIYVHEKGRGQFIENKIYANNFAGVWITSNSDPTIRGNAIFNGNQGGVYIFGDGRGLIEGNDIYGNALAGIQIRTNSCPIVRHNKIHDGQHGGIYVHEKGQGVIEENEVYSNTLAGVWVTTGSTPVLRRNRIHSGKQVGVYFYDNGHGVLEDNDIYNHMYSGVQIRTGSNPKIRRNKIWGGQNGGILVYNSGLGFIEDNEIFDNAMAGVWIKTDSNPTLRRNKIHDGRDGGICIFNGGRGLLEENDIFRNAQAGVLISTNSHPVLRKNRIFDGFAAGIEITNHATATLEGNQIFNNRFGGLFLASGVNVTMKDNKIMNNQDAIEKAVSRGQCLYKISSYTSYPMHDFYRCHTCNTTDRNAICVNCIKKCHQGHDVEFIRHDRFFCDCGAGTLSNPCTLAGEPTHDTDTLYDSAPPIESNTLQHN from the exons ATGAACTCCGTCAGAGCAAGCAACGTTAGCAGAAGACCCAGGCGAGTGTCGAGGCCGCGCCCGGTGCAGCCGGAGAGGAACCACCAGGAAAGAG ATGAGGACGTTGCTGCAGATATGGTCGCAGAAGAATCCGGTCCAGGAGCTCAGAATAGTCCCTACCAACTTAGAAGAAAGTCTCTACCCAAGAGAACAGTGTGTCCGACGAAGACAAACATGGAG GGTGCTTCCACTTCCACCACAGAGAACTTTGGGCACCGACCTAAGCGCCCCAGAGTTTCGGGAAAATGTCAAGACTTACCAG ctccGGCAGAGCAGTATTTGCAGGAGAAGCTTCCAGACGAGGTGGTGCTGAAGATCTTCTCGTACCTGTTGGAGCAGGACCTTTGCCGCGCCGCGTGTGTGTGCAAACGCTTCAGTGAGCTGGCCAATGACCCCATCCTCTG GAAGAGGCTGTACATGGAAGTGTTTGAATACACACGACCCATGATGCACCCCGAGGCAGGGAAGTTTTACCAGATAAACCCAGAAGAGTACGAGCAGCCGAACCCGTGGAAGGAGAGTTTTCAGCAGCTG TATAAAGGAGCACACGTGAAGCCGGGCTTTGCAGAGCACTTCTACAGTAATCCTGCCAGATACAAAGGGAGAGATAACATGTTT TACTATGACACCATCGAGGACGCTCTGGGAGGCGGTCAGGAGCCTCACTTTGACGGCCTCATATTCGTCCACTCTGGTATCTACACAGACGAATGGATCTACATCGAGTCGCCCATCACCATGATCGGAGCTG CTCCTGGAAAAGTAGCAGAGAAGGTCATCATTGAAAACACCCGAGACTCGACGTTTGTGTTCATGGAGGGTTCTGAAGATGCTTATGTGGGATACATGACCATCAGG TTCAATCCTGACGATAAATCCGCTCAGCACCACAACGCACACCACTGCTTGGAGATCACGGTCAACTGCAGCCCCATCATCGACCACTGCATCATACGCAGCACGTGTACAG TGGGCTCAGCGGTGTGCGTCAGCGGCCAGGGTGCTTGTCCCACGATCAAGCACTGTAACATTAGCGACTGTGAAAATGTCGGCCTTTACATCACGGACCACGCACAG GGAATCTATGAAGACAACGAGATCTCAAACAACGCGCTGGCTGGGATCTGGGTGAAAAACCACGGCAACCCCATCATCCGACGTAATCACATCCACCATGGGAGAGACGTGGGTGTTTTCACGTTCGACCACGGCATG GGTTACTTTGAAAGCTGTAACATCCACCGGAATCGCATCGCCGGCTTCGAGGTGAAGGCGTACGCCAATCCGACCGTGGTCAGGTGCGAGATCCATCACGGGCAGACGGGGGGCATCTACGTGCACGAGAAAGGCCGAGGCCAGTTCATCGAAAACAAGATCTATGCAAATAACTTTGCCGGCGTCTGGATAACGTCTAACAGTGACCCCACGATAAG GGGCAACGCAATTTTTAACGGCAACCAAGGCGGCGTTTACATTTTCGGCGACGGCCGAGGCCTCATCGAGGGAAACGACATCTACGGGAACGCGCTGGCAGGAATCCAGATCAGGACGAACAGCTGCCCCATCGTCAGACACAACAAGATCCATGACGGCCAGCATGGGGGCATTTACGTG CATGAAAAGGGGCAGGGCGTCATAGAGGAGAACGAGGTGTACAGCAACACGCTAGCGGGCGTGTGGGTGACGACGGGCAGTACGCCAGTGCTGCGGAGGAACAGGATACACAGCGGGAAGCAG GTTGGGGTCTACTTCTACGACAATGGCCATGGCGTCCTGGAAGACAATGACATCTACAATCACATGTACTCTGGAGTTCAAATTAG GACCGGCAGCAATCCCAAGATCCGGCGGAATAAGATCTGGGGAGGTCAGAACGGAGGCATTTTGGTTTACAACTCAG GCTTAGGCTTCATCGAGGACAACGAGATCTTTGACAACGCCATGGCAGGAGTGTGGATAAAGACGGACAGTAACCCGACTCTGCGGAGGAATAAGATCCACGACGGGCGAGACGGAGGCATCTGTATATTCAACGGAGGAAGAG GTTTGTTAGAGGAAAACGACATCTTCAGAAACGCCCAAGCAGGAGTCCTCATCAGCACCAACAGTCACCCCGTCCTGAGGAAAAACAGGATATTTGACGGCTTCGCTGCAG gtATTGAGATCACCAATCACGCCACAGCGACTCTCGAGGGCAATCAGATCTTCAACAATCGCTTCGGGGGATTGTTTCTAGCATCGGGTGTCAACGTCACAATGAAAG ataataaaataatgaacaatCAGGATGCCATTGAGAAGGCTGTGAGCAGAGGTCAGTGCCTGTACAAGATTTCAAGTTACACCAGCTACCCAATGCACGATTTTTACAG GTGTCACACCTGTAACACGACAGACCGCAACGCCATCTGTGTGAACTGCATCAAGAAGTGTCACCAAGGACACGACGTGGAGTTCATCAGACACGATAG atTCTTCTGTGACTGTGGTGCCGGGACGCTGTCGAATCCCTGCACGTTAGCGGGAGAGCCGACTCACGACACGGACACACTGTATGACTCGGCTCCTCCTATAGAGTCCAACACGCTGCAGCACAACTGA
- the fbxo11a gene encoding F-box only protein 11a isoform X1, with amino-acid sequence MNSVRASNVSRRPRRVSRPRPVQPERNHQERDEDVAADMVAEESGPGAQNSPYQLRRKSLPKRTVCPTKTNMEGASTSTTENFGHRPKRPRVSGKCQDLPAAPAEQYLQEKLPDEVVLKIFSYLLEQDLCRAACVCKRFSELANDPILWKRLYMEVFEYTRPMMHPEAGKFYQINPEEYEQPNPWKESFQQLYKGAHVKPGFAEHFYSNPARYKGRDNMFYYDTIEDALGGGQEPHFDGLIFVHSGIYTDEWIYIESPITMIGAAPGKVAEKVIIENTRDSTFVFMEGSEDAYVGYMTIRFNPDDKSAQHHNAHHCLEITVNCSPIIDHCIIRSTCTVGSAVCVSGQGACPTIKHCNISDCENVGLYITDHAQGIYEDNEISNNALAGIWVKNHGNPIIRRNHIHHGRDVGVFTFDHGMGYFESCNIHRNRIAGFEVKAYANPTVVRCEIHHGQTGGIYVHEKGRGQFIENKIYANNFAGVWITSNSDPTIRGNAIFNGNQGGVYIFGDGRGLIEGNDIYGNALAGIQIRTNSCPIVRHNKIHDGQHGGIYVHEKGQGVIEENEVYSNTLAGVWVTTGSTPVLRRNRIHSGKQVGVYFYDNGHGVLEDNDIYNHMYSGVQIRTGSNPKIRRNKIWGGQNGGILVYNSGLGFIEDNEIFDNAMAGVWIKTDSNPTLRRNKIHDGRDGGICIFNGGRGLLEENDIFRNAQAGVLISTNSHPVLRKNRIFDGFAAGIEITNHATATLEGNQIFNNRFGGLFLASGVNVTMKDNKIMNNQDAIEKAVSRGQCLYKISSYTSYPMHDFYRCHTCNTTDRNAICVNCIKKCHQGHDVEFIRHDRFFCDCGAGTLSNPCTLAGEPTHDTDTLYDSAPPIESNTLQHN; translated from the exons ATGAACTCCGTCAGAGCAAGCAACGTTAGCAGAAGACCCAGGCGAGTGTCGAGGCCGCGCCCGGTGCAGCCGGAGAGGAACCACCAGGAAAGAG ATGAGGACGTTGCTGCAGATATGGTCGCAGAAGAATCCGGTCCAGGAGCTCAGAATAGTCCCTACCAACTTAGAAGAAAGTCTCTACCCAAGAGAACAGTGTGTCCGACGAAGACAAACATGGAG GGTGCTTCCACTTCCACCACAGAGAACTTTGGGCACCGACCTAAGCGCCCCAGAGTTTCGGGAAAATGTCAAGACTTACCAG cagctccGGCAGAGCAGTATTTGCAGGAGAAGCTTCCAGACGAGGTGGTGCTGAAGATCTTCTCGTACCTGTTGGAGCAGGACCTTTGCCGCGCCGCGTGTGTGTGCAAACGCTTCAGTGAGCTGGCCAATGACCCCATCCTCTG GAAGAGGCTGTACATGGAAGTGTTTGAATACACACGACCCATGATGCACCCCGAGGCAGGGAAGTTTTACCAGATAAACCCAGAAGAGTACGAGCAGCCGAACCCGTGGAAGGAGAGTTTTCAGCAGCTG TATAAAGGAGCACACGTGAAGCCGGGCTTTGCAGAGCACTTCTACAGTAATCCTGCCAGATACAAAGGGAGAGATAACATGTTT TACTATGACACCATCGAGGACGCTCTGGGAGGCGGTCAGGAGCCTCACTTTGACGGCCTCATATTCGTCCACTCTGGTATCTACACAGACGAATGGATCTACATCGAGTCGCCCATCACCATGATCGGAGCTG CTCCTGGAAAAGTAGCAGAGAAGGTCATCATTGAAAACACCCGAGACTCGACGTTTGTGTTCATGGAGGGTTCTGAAGATGCTTATGTGGGATACATGACCATCAGG TTCAATCCTGACGATAAATCCGCTCAGCACCACAACGCACACCACTGCTTGGAGATCACGGTCAACTGCAGCCCCATCATCGACCACTGCATCATACGCAGCACGTGTACAG TGGGCTCAGCGGTGTGCGTCAGCGGCCAGGGTGCTTGTCCCACGATCAAGCACTGTAACATTAGCGACTGTGAAAATGTCGGCCTTTACATCACGGACCACGCACAG GGAATCTATGAAGACAACGAGATCTCAAACAACGCGCTGGCTGGGATCTGGGTGAAAAACCACGGCAACCCCATCATCCGACGTAATCACATCCACCATGGGAGAGACGTGGGTGTTTTCACGTTCGACCACGGCATG GGTTACTTTGAAAGCTGTAACATCCACCGGAATCGCATCGCCGGCTTCGAGGTGAAGGCGTACGCCAATCCGACCGTGGTCAGGTGCGAGATCCATCACGGGCAGACGGGGGGCATCTACGTGCACGAGAAAGGCCGAGGCCAGTTCATCGAAAACAAGATCTATGCAAATAACTTTGCCGGCGTCTGGATAACGTCTAACAGTGACCCCACGATAAG GGGCAACGCAATTTTTAACGGCAACCAAGGCGGCGTTTACATTTTCGGCGACGGCCGAGGCCTCATCGAGGGAAACGACATCTACGGGAACGCGCTGGCAGGAATCCAGATCAGGACGAACAGCTGCCCCATCGTCAGACACAACAAGATCCATGACGGCCAGCATGGGGGCATTTACGTG CATGAAAAGGGGCAGGGCGTCATAGAGGAGAACGAGGTGTACAGCAACACGCTAGCGGGCGTGTGGGTGACGACGGGCAGTACGCCAGTGCTGCGGAGGAACAGGATACACAGCGGGAAGCAG GTTGGGGTCTACTTCTACGACAATGGCCATGGCGTCCTGGAAGACAATGACATCTACAATCACATGTACTCTGGAGTTCAAATTAG GACCGGCAGCAATCCCAAGATCCGGCGGAATAAGATCTGGGGAGGTCAGAACGGAGGCATTTTGGTTTACAACTCAG GCTTAGGCTTCATCGAGGACAACGAGATCTTTGACAACGCCATGGCAGGAGTGTGGATAAAGACGGACAGTAACCCGACTCTGCGGAGGAATAAGATCCACGACGGGCGAGACGGAGGCATCTGTATATTCAACGGAGGAAGAG GTTTGTTAGAGGAAAACGACATCTTCAGAAACGCCCAAGCAGGAGTCCTCATCAGCACCAACAGTCACCCCGTCCTGAGGAAAAACAGGATATTTGACGGCTTCGCTGCAG gtATTGAGATCACCAATCACGCCACAGCGACTCTCGAGGGCAATCAGATCTTCAACAATCGCTTCGGGGGATTGTTTCTAGCATCGGGTGTCAACGTCACAATGAAAG ataataaaataatgaacaatCAGGATGCCATTGAGAAGGCTGTGAGCAGAGGTCAGTGCCTGTACAAGATTTCAAGTTACACCAGCTACCCAATGCACGATTTTTACAG GTGTCACACCTGTAACACGACAGACCGCAACGCCATCTGTGTGAACTGCATCAAGAAGTGTCACCAAGGACACGACGTGGAGTTCATCAGACACGATAG atTCTTCTGTGACTGTGGTGCCGGGACGCTGTCGAATCCCTGCACGTTAGCGGGAGAGCCGACTCACGACACGGACACACTGTATGACTCGGCTCCTCCTATAGAGTCCAACACGCTGCAGCACAACTGA